The sequence TCAGCCTAAAACAGAGGTTGCAAACTCTGGTCGACTCTCAGAGAGATGCAGTACCTTACCCAAGGTTGCACATCACAGAGCTGTTGTCCTTGAAGTCTGGGCTCCTAGCCACTCCACTATCTTGCCTTCACATCTCCAGACCAAAACATCTCCAAATATGGCCCACAGGGACCAGAAGCatcatgtgaaaaatgccagtctcTGAGTATAGGGCCCACTAAGCCCcactcccaggtgattctgatgaagTATAGAATTAATGACCTCTGCTCTAGAAATGGATCTTCCCCGACCACCAGATCTAGGGCAGAAACCCTGCTTTGTGTCTGTCCTGACCCTTACCCCAGTTTGTAATTACATTAATTACAGTTTGTAATTACATCTCCCCTTTtcccaatttatttttctcctaggaCTCATGCTACCAAACATaacatgtttttcttattatcttGTTTCTTGTCTGTCTCCTCAACCAGAGTTTtacagggaggagggcaggggctttGGTGGTTTTGTCACAGCTGTATGTATCTCCAGCACACAGGACAGTGCCTGGAGCTCCATAAGTATGGGTTGAATAAACTGatgagtaattaaaaaaaaaaaaattctggtggatcctatgtttttgttttgtttctttttttggcccacattaaaaaaaaaaattgagccaaCATTTAAAAGTTGTGACATTTAGCATAAACATTAGGATGTCCAAAAGTTCTTGAAAAAATAATAGGGGCAATGTTGGGCCCCTGTTCTTGTATAGCAGTGACCAATCAGAGCTGCACTGCCAGATGCCCATTCTCTCAGGGCACATATTTGTCACCTAGCCAGTTTCAAAAATCTCTCTCAACAAATACAAGCATACAGTGAAGAGATTAGGCTAATGGTGGGACAACTGCCTATGTCCTGATGTTACACAACATAAAGATCATCTCCTGTGATATCTTTTATCCCCAGAAATGGTTAATTTGAATCTCTCTGACtctaggggattccctggtggtctggtggttcagactctgcactttcactgctgagggcccagattcaatccctggtcggggaactaaaatcccacaagccgcgcagtgtggccaaaaaaaaaagaatctctctgACTCTAGATCTAATCCTGTTTAGGAAAAATAGGGGTTAGAGGAATAAGTTAAAGGACGCTGTGAAGAAGCAATCAGTCAAATCCGAGACCACTCTCTAAACAACTGGCCCAATTCTCTTCAACAAATAAGTGTTACCAAAAAAAGGTTGTTCCAGGAATCCAGACTAAGAGAGTTAAAACACATAACCTTTTGTAATGGCATGGTTCCTGGACTGGATCCAGGGTTGGACAAAAATCAGCTCTAAAAGTACTTTTCTTAGACCAACTGGGGAAGGGTGAACATAGATTTGTATTAGATTAAGGATACGTTGTTAACTTTAAGCATTTGTTATTTTGGCAACGTAGAAAAATGTTCtgaattttcaaatgtatatactaaagtgaaaaaacaacaaaCCCTCTCTACTTCCCTGCCCATTGTCCTGACCTTAAAAGcctagaacagggcttccctggtggcgcagtggttgagagcccgcctgccgatgcaggggacgagggttcgtgcccggtccgggaagatcccacatgccgcggagcggctgggcccatgagccatggccgctgagcctgcgcgtccggagcctgtgctccgcaacgggagaggccacaacagtgagaggcccgcgtaccgcaaaaaaaaaaaaaaaaaaaaaaaagtctagaacAGGTTggcacattttctgtaaaggaccaaatagcacatattttaggctttgtggtccATAGTTCTATGGCAACTACTCAGCTCTACTGCTGTAAtctaaaagcagccatagacaatatataaactcaaatgggcatggctgtgttccattAAAACTTTTTCCACAAAGTCAGGCAGCAGCATGCaagctgtagtttgccaacctctgatcTAAAACAAATACACCTCTTGGAAAAGTCTTTCCTGGAACCCGTCAGAATCAGTAGCTTTATCTTCCCTCTGCTCACATATTGCTTGTGGTAAGATCCACTTCCCACATTTATGATGTCTTCTTATACACTCATCTCAATTAGGGAGTAAGTTCTTTGAAGGTAGGTGCCATTTTGCTACATGAACcacccccccaccagccccacccTAGTGAATTCTTGCCGAATAGATATTCAATGAATACTGTTTCCAAAAAACCAAATCTACCTTAAAAGGAAGATTTGGCATCATTCATGACATTCAAAAGAATGAGCAGCAGGTTCTAAAAGTAATTTTgaagaagcttaaaaaaaaaaaaagcactactgGTATCATTAGAGTACATATATTGCCACTTGTGCTCTATACTGTGATACGTTCATCGGTGACCTTGTATGTATGAAAGTAGTAGATTCATTGGGCACAGGAATGtccttatgcttttttttttggcgccACTAAAGTACCTAGAGTGCTATTAGATTTGTGTTAGGTGCATGATAAATGCTCAACAAATTTATAATACGGTACACTGtggtaaaaagattttttttctcatgatagGGAGAAGGTGGCAGCAAATGCCTACAAAAGGGTTTATCAAGATTTGACAACCACAGCAGGTGCAGTCATTCCAGGTTCCTTTCCTCCTGTGTACTTTCTTGGTTAGGAGACATTGGGGGTGGAGGCTTCCCTGCCTGCAATGGAATCCCAGATTCCAAAGCAAAGGTGTTTGTGGGACAAGGGGGAAAGGCATTTGCATATCTTCTATAGAAAACGTCCCCAAATCCCAGAACACATAGGGAAGACATGGATTTGGAGCAAACGTAAACCCTGAAAAAATCACAATTCAGATGACTGGTGAGAGTGCTTCAGCTGTGCAGAACAGGAGTCAGGAGGGAAGGATGTAGGAGGGTACACAAGGCAAAGAAGATATGAGGTGCACACTCCTCCCAGACAGAACTCCTCCTAAAACAGAGGTTAGTTCTAAGACAAGAGTAGGTTACAAAGCAAGGAGGAAGTCAGGGGAATTAAGGTGAGAGGAAGGCCAAAGCAGAGGAGAACCTTCATGAGGGGAGTGATGTGAATTAAGAATTGAGAGAGTTGAGTAAAAGGTTTATTATTAGTGCAGTCAACACCATGGAACAGCACATATATAACACAACTAGCAACCTGCAGAGACACTAGTGCAAAGGGTAGGGAAGCCTTAACTGAGCTTCCTGGCTCCATCTGAGGGTGACAACAGGAGGGTATGGGCCTGGGTAAGGcaggcaggggcagaggggagtGGAAGAAATGTAGTAACCAGACTAAGTATAGCAGCGTTTTCAAATTCCTGAGCACAATGTCCTGGAGCTGGAACATATGACTGTTCCTCACCCCCTTCAAGCTGtattccctcctccccacagtTCCAGTGGAACCATGACCCAGCTACCCAGACCTACCGCAAGCTGGCCTGGAAAAAAGCTCCCAAAAGAGAAGCTTTATGGCCATCTCTCTCCAGCCCCACTTCCACCTGCATATCAAGATAATCATACCCACTATCCCTCCCCTTCTCTTACTCTGCTAGTCACCCCAGGGATTAAGGAATGCCCTGGGCATCCCGAAATGCAGCTGAAGTCCTAAAGGGGTATGGGTGAGACAGCACAGCCTGTACTCAGAGACATAATTTCTATCCCATCTTGCCTGATGAAGCTTAGAAcccagctatatatatatatatatctccaaggAAACCGGGTGTTGGGAGGAGTGGCGGGCAGGATTTCTTCAAAATTAATACTCGAAGTCCAGAGTTTTACAGTGAGACCCTAGATGGGCTGGGAGCAAAGTTCTCCAGAGGGCACAGTCATTGATGCTGGACTGTCACATCCATCACTGGAATAGAGGAAGCTCCTCATCTCAGATGGGTTATGGAGGATTGGGGCAGACTTCAGTTCAGCCAAGGACTCCCTTGGCCTTTCCTATATTAAAGCCAAAGGTTgtgctgaaaaggaaaaatataaaacagacccCATCCCCGTCCCACCCTATCCAAAAATCCCCACAACAGGAACAgcaaaagaaaagttttaagttttgtaaaattttttttctttttcctttcttaaaaaaaaaaaaaaaagtaaataaattaaattgccAGCAATGTGGCTGGGCTGGAAAAGTGGGGTAGCCATAATCAGGCCattcttaaaaaaggaaaactgtgagggagggagtgaaatataaacaaacagtggacaaagaaaattatcaaaataacTAGTTACAATCACAGGGCTGAGAGAGAGGGGTCTATGGAACTATTATGGCCTGTGCCTGAGGCAGTGCCTACCCAATTTCAGCAAAAGCCAGAGAGCTGCTTCCTGCTGAGCATATTCACCCCAATGGACTAACCCCTCACCCCAACCCTGTCATTCTCTAATCGTCAGAAAGTGTAGGAAAGAAGAGCTCATCTGGAAATTGTCGGCATCCCCACCTGCACATCTACAGACCCGGCGGGAGCCCATACCTGTAAGGTGGGCTGAACAGGGTATTGCTTGGCACAGAGGTCTAGTCTTCCCCTAAGGGCCATCAGTAATGGCCTACTGGCCTCATTATTTCTAGGGTTTTGTTCCATCCTTACCATTCCTTTAGGGTGTCTGCTCCCCAGAGCCGTCCTCTAAATGCTGTTTATAGTGTCAATAGGCCTGCCTGCTCTGGATTCCCTGGTTTTGGAGGAGGGGAACAGTTAGAGATGCCTCACTCCATCCTGATCCTCTAGAGAAAATGAGTATCTTTGTGCTTTCTGAAAATATCTGGAACCAGGGACCCTAGgcaggaaaacagaaatagaggtgGGGACTTTCCCAACCAGATGGAAAATATACAGACGTTTTAGGGGAAGAAATTAGGCAAATGGAGGGAATCGGGGTTTCCCACCTGAAAGCCTGAGCAGAGTGCCCTGGGGCCCTCTTCAGTGGCAGAAGAGCAGGGAGATGTGTGGCTCTAGCGTTAGCCACGGTATTAAGGAAAGTGGGGAGGACTCAGGGCCCCGCTACTGGAGTGACAGGATTTTCTGATTTTCATCTCTTCCAGATAGCCCGTCGGGATCTCCTATATCTCTTCCACGCCATGCGCAAATATCATGACAAGCCCTGGCTCCTGCACCATGTCATCACCCATGTGCTGGTTCTCACAGGCCATCACGACAACAGCCTGCTTGCCAGGGATGCGCTTGGCCACGTAGTTCTCATAGTAACGCCGGTTCATCTGTCTTGTCTCTAGTGTGGCCAGACCCTGGGGCCAGCTACGCTCATGGGCATTTTCGATCAGCTCGTTGACAATAGACGCAGGACAGCCACTCTCCACCAGGGAGCGCTTGATTACAGCCTGGAGTACAGCATCTGGGGTGGAGATCATCCCTCCCCAGCGGGTCACTCGTGCCGGCTGCAGGGAGTTCACCCACCTGTGTGGAGGGAGTTGGAGGTGGTCAGTCCAGCTCATCCCCTTTCTCTGCATTGGCTTTTCTCCTAATAGGAACGACTGCCTGCTGTGCACTCAGCCTAACTcgattcctccttctttccttccatcattAGTTCAGAAACTCCAGATCTTTCCCTAGCTGGTCCCATCCGAGTGTCACCACATGTTACTCACCAGATTAAACTCGAGAGTAGGgttcctgttatttttcttaaaaattccaaTACTTAAGAcatggtgcctggcatgtagtaagtgctcaacaaacgTGTACTGAATGAAGCAATTATTCCTCTATTCTGTGTCCCTCGCAGCACTATTTGCACTATAGACTGACTCACAGTCTATGAACTACGCAGAACTCCAGAACTGAAAGGGATCTTAGACTTTGTTTACTTCACTTGtttttgctgtattttattttagacgACTTTCCTGGATTTGCACTCCCTTCTTCTCTGAACTGTAAGCTCCCTGAAGTCAGGGACAATATCTTCTCTTTTTGGTCTTCCTAGCACTCCCAGAGCCTTTAATACAGGGCTTTGTACATGTGGGTACACATCTAACTCTTGGGTAAGCTTTCCCTTCCAACCACCCAAAAGAATATGAGATCCTCTGCTAGGGTTGAAGGTTATCGCCTTCTCCTCTGGCCCTGTTCTTCATCCCAACATCTGAGAAGCAGtggccccagcccaggcctcttCTTACCCTCCCCCCAGGGCTCAGTGCCAGGACGTGGGATGAATGACTCCACATCCTGAGTGACACTCACTCTAGGATCTCGTTGTACTCAATCGTCTCCTCCAGGCTCTGAAGGTTGGGGTTGACACTGCGAATTGCACGCATGTACGCCTTGAGCAGCTGGATGTCTCGCTTCTGTGGGGGGGAAGGAGAACAAGGGATAATGGCTAAGACAGACAGTAGATGAGAAACAAAAGTCTGTCTGAGAATGAGGGAAATGGAGAGATCTGAGGAACAACCAGAGTGGAAGCTTCATGAAGACAGGGATACAACTGTATCATTCCcagctgtatccccagtgcttagcatagtgccttCAAGGGAAGACATTTGATAAATGTTAAGTAAATGAATGCCACTGATGGGATGAAGGGAAGCAAGAAGAGCTCCAGCCTGATTCACTGCTATGCACAGGCAGAGTTTCCACTGACCAGGCTCTCAAGCGCACACACAGATCTGCTGCTCTCGCCTGCCACCCACAGGCGTGAGGTTATCTGCATATGAAAGACGTGTTCTGCCCTGTGTTCTCTGCGCCCTACCTGCTCTGCCAGCTGGTGTTTGTGTTCTGCTGAGGTCTTTTCCAGCTCTGCAATTCGTGTCTGCTGCTGCTGTACCACTGAGCGCAGGTGCTTAATGCAGTTGTGGTTTGGCAGCTCATCTTTGGGCATCTCCAGGCTGCCACCCGGGGTGGGAAAAGAACAGGATAGGAGCATTAATGGGACATGTGAGCAAAGGCAGATAACTGCTGAGAGGGCTTTTTCCTACCTGAAATGactaacattcattcatttccaaCATTCAGGCGCCCTCTTGCTTATTGCCTTCATTTCCTTCTCCCCAGCTCCCCCTCGTCCCTTTGCTGTGTACTTCCTCTGGGCCTCTTTCCCTCTCTAAGACAGTGTTTCATCTCCCACGTGGCTCTCCTTTCCTCCTACAGATTCTGCCTGTGCACTCATTCCTTCTGAGAAGCCCTAGATTCACAGCCCTAGCTATCAGtatttaatcaaatatttcacaccccaaagaaagaaaaaataggacaACAGGGAATATGAGAAGCCTGGAAATTAGAGCAGTCAATCTGACAAAGAGAAAAGTAGTACTGGATGAAAGGGAGGAATAAAGTAAATCAGGCTTTAGTGGTATCACAGAGATTGCTGAATTGCTGTCTCCCTTCTTTTACTAAAGCAAGAGCAAAAAGATCGTAGCTCGGAAAGCAGCACGGAAATGAGATCTTGGAGCAGGGAGCCAGGGA is a genomic window of Kogia breviceps isolate mKogBre1 chromosome 12, mKogBre1 haplotype 1, whole genome shotgun sequence containing:
- the RNF41 gene encoding E3 ubiquitin-protein ligase NRDP1, with translation MGYDVTRFQGDVDEDLICPICSGVLEEPVQAPHCEHAFCNACITQWFSQQQTCPVDRSVVTVAHLRPVPRIMRNMLSKLQIACDNAVFGCSAIVRLDNLMSHLSDCEHNPKRPVTCEQGCGLEMPKDELPNHNCIKHLRSVVQQQQTRIAELEKTSAEHKHQLAEQKRDIQLLKAYMRAIRSVNPNLQSLEETIEYNEILEWVNSLQPARVTRWGGMISTPDAVLQAVIKRSLVESGCPASIVNELIENAHERSWPQGLATLETRQMNRRYYENYVAKRIPGKQAVVVMACENQHMGDDMVQEPGLVMIFAHGVEEI